The following are encoded together in the Montipora foliosa isolate CH-2021 chromosome 12, ASM3666993v2, whole genome shotgun sequence genome:
- the LOC137979075 gene encoding G patch domain-containing protein 11-like, which translates to MADDDEDDYMSDRFLLGIAEKAPGLVPDKIAKTYKKEMKHQERNERNKVKPLRVRESEHREKGLSNALNSDNKGFAMLQKMGFKHGMGLGKDGSGRADPIPLAIKTDRGGLGHEVLLKRQREIKESLKEEAAKKRIKVEQNQRENFRRHMSGKFAERQTASDLYKSQKACEQLDKSKDLPCIEKWFWPEMKDDDKSDEDNEDTLEETDDEPEPFVKLVNLTMYLRRTHQYCIWCGTKFDGDQDLAVNCPGDTAEDHE; encoded by the exons atggcggacgacgACGAAGATGATTACATGTCAGATAGATTTCTCCTTGGTATAGCTGAGAAAGCTCCAGGATTGGTTCCAGATAAGATAGCGAAGACCTACAAGAAAGAGATGAAACACCAAGAGCGAAATGAACGAAATAAAGTCAAACCTTTGCGAGTTCGAGAAAGCGAACACAGAGAAAAGGGTCTGTCAAATGCACTGAACAGTGATAACAAGGGTTTTGCCATGCTTCAGAAAATGGGATTCAAACATGGAATGGGTCTAGGAAAAGATG GAAGTGGCAGGGCAGACCCAATACCATTGGCAATAAAGACAG ACCGTGGTGGTCTTGGCCATGAAGTGCTTCTAAAGAGGCAGAGGGAGATAAAAGAGTCCTTAAAGGAGGAGGCTGCTAAGAAACGAATAAAAGTTGAGCAGAATCAGAGAGAAAATTTCAGGCGGCATATGAGTGGAAAGTTTGCAGAGCGACAAACAGCAAGTGATCTGTACAAAAGTCAAAAAGCCTGTGAGCAATTAGATAAATCCAAG GATTTACCATGTATTGAAAAGTGGTTTTGGCCTGAGATGAAAGATGACGACAAGAGTGATGAGGATAATGAGGATACACTTGAAGAAACAGATGATGAGCCAGAG CCATTCGTGAAGCTTGTTAACCTGACCATGTATCTGAGAAGAACTCACCAATATTGCATATGGTGTGGGACCAAGTTTGATG GTGATCAAGACTTGGCTGTTAACTGCCCTGGTGATACGGCAGAGGACCACGAATAA
- the LOC137979074 gene encoding uro-adherence factor A-like isoform X1 translates to MAVVEHSAYENFTSGTEVDNMDMEEKVKGAHLRGTKYTVSQDGLCPRCGNSNRLYVILDKLFPMGDMPEILHTLIAKGRAILWSSQEKEGYKDPPTFLCRGFCPPDPLGAGFNVDWNRVSLSDILESLDNPVQKVTVPVSSPQGNSNQAGGQFSQDESSDNQYLVLDDFEGSEIERNTEVSITKSWPDKAEEEMEDDEQDEDEDDELDEEELIKQMLAKEQQKLSQANSDDNKDKEDDDNDDGDSDNSKLRDAFTASKDPLGFSEPSSLSSDSINLKIKTVAASTEQTPSTTSCTTAKSSKAQYPVSSTGRCPYCGSADVKYIVIVSNNTKDSELPHSLQLLLKGNHAFKMAKGQSEPPSFQCQKCQYGFNLDWSKTNLEMIFGLPSSTLQPTSTTPVSFVSTSAAYQTPFMLPAACPTYPQASVPPPGYPPPVRVPPPVPAIPYHGNLPSYPGYYGSYYPPAPFPPPVASYFPYTAPAVPPPAMPFTGLPPPGIFPPAVPPGVPPPGILPPRLPSPGIALPGLAPPGVPPPRLPPPSVPPPGYLPPAIPSVPAATAQAGSRYPHSHSMYNHTAPLYSPPPVRGYFPSPRVRPSYPLRQQPIHPRPGVQPPWKQVPALAAASITEEAVPQQQATDDQQNEKEELSKQAAARFEIVLNQIDKAKARVRHEKEKLEEFQKTIQGTQSFQQQPNSEEPNALTDQGQTMPEYEEKPPGDDNTGFGSSVIASEELEEGKRQDSLSTMSKSAQLVSSSPPQELQLDYSVHSDTKTGDIDITARDNSSTTEHETEPDACDKSVNEYRDGIESENAESAPEKELSTQGGRRGRRSKKQNVLFTPPSETCTRATRRSRRSEFSTICEDTDSTATEEEASTFKGGRQRRSRKTKPPSREVEMLDIRDSCGAIQGEVETSDVDMAESSDVLSQSSVVPRTESESTHESLSESVVSSSEAEAADTDGIGAQREKAARGRKRKTGAAAIATPPVRKSQRRAIEEQWSQDKKESEDEDMTEEMRVVDANVAVSSPRLAKSRRAEMQQTEAVVDTEGRSVERHPQSVVPDDSEANTRSKTPTRKSTPQLQEPEAVSASENALIQQSSPTPGLEKIQDYEGFDVEKTTNNRRTRKSVPKQVTSLTDTGSQNRRKRNSTQLPTQEVDLSGKEPRQTSNQIKKNGNSEEESKATVVLLEQTEMTDVSLEQEHDKASSRRQKKNRKSSASNEESSVSLEGFALPQSDAAATEVEAQTSRQTRSRKSLATKNIQTPNYISPASGEELVPQTQNPRKSPALNESTTGENVELPVASNTPDAGVAPRRTRRNKVKPGMHDNSDLSPELDNLTDFVEEKVAGTPRGKATKDKAPVTSPEIVTKRVTRARKTK, encoded by the exons ATGGCG GTTGTGGAACATTCTGCTTATGAAAACTTCACTTCAGGAACGGA AGTCGACAACATGGATATGGAGGAGAAGGTGAAAGGTGCCCATTTGCGGGGCACAAAATACACAGTATCTCAGGATGGTTTGTGTCCTCGCTGTGGAAATTCAAACAGGCTTTATGTCATCTTGGATAA ATTGTTCCCTATGGGTGACATGCCTGAAATTCTGCACACTCTCATAGCAAAGGGAAGAGCAATTCTTTGGTCAAGTCAGGAAAAGGAAGGCTATAAG GACCCACCCACCTTCCTGTGTCGTGGTTTTTGCCCTCCTGACCCTCTTGGTGCTGGGTTTAATGTAGACTGGAACAGAGTGTCTCTCAGTGATATTTTAGAATCTCTGGACAATCCAGTACAG AAGGTAACAGTTCCTGTATCAAGCCCTCAAGGAAATAGCAATCAAG CAGGTGGACAGTTCAGCCAAGATGAATCTTCAGATAATCAATATCTTGTTTTGGATGATTTTGAAGGAAGTGAGATTGAACGAAATACTGAAGTATCAATAACGAAAA GTTGGCCAGACAAAGCAGAGGAAGAAATGGAGGATGATGAGCAGGATGAGGATGAGGATGATGAACTTGATGAAGAAGAACTCATCAAACAAATGCTGGCCAAAGAGCAACAAAAACTTTCTCAGGCCAACAGTGATGataacaaagacaaagaagatgatgataatgatgatggtgaCAGTGATAACAGCAAACTCCGAGATGCTTTTACAGCTTCAAAAGACCCGCTTGGTTTTTCAGAACCGAGTTCTTTATCCAGTGATTCAATCAACTTGAAAATTAAAACTGTAGCAGCATCAACAGAGCAGACACCATCCACCACTTCATGTACCACGGCTAAATCATCTAAGGCACAATATCCTGTTTCTTCAACTGGTCGCTGCCCATATTGTGGCTCAGCTGATGTCAAATATATTGTCATAGTGTCAAATAACACAAAGGACTCAGAGCTACCACACAGTCTACAGCTTCTTCTTAAGGGGAATCATGCTTTTAAAATGGCCAAAG GTCAAAGTGAGCCACCCTCATTTCAGTGTCAAAAATGTCAGTATGGCTTCAACCTGGACTGGTCAAAAACAAATCTTGAAATGATATTTGGACTTCCCTCTTCGACTTTGCAACCAACATCAACTACACCTGTCTCGTTTGTGTCAACATCAGCAGCTTACCAGACACCATTCATGCTGCCTGCTGCTTGCCCAACCTATCCCCAAGCAAGTGTACCGCCACCAGGGTACCCGCCTCCTGTTAGGGTACCCCCGCCAGTGCCTGCTATACCTTACCATGG aaatctgCCATCATATCCAGGATACTATGGGTCTTATTATCCACCAGCTCCCTTCCCCCCACCAGTTGCCTCATATTTTCCATACACAGCACCTGCTGTACCACCCCCTGCAATGCCTTTCACAGGATTGCCACCCCCAGGAATATTTCCTCCGGCTGTACCCCCTGGGGTGCCACCACCTGGTATTCTGCCTCCTAGGTTACCATCCCCTGGCATTGCATTGCCTGGATTAGCACCCCCTGGGGTGCCACCACCAAGGCTACCACCTCCTAGTGTGCCTCCCCCAGGTTATCTACCTCCAGCCATTCCTTCTGTTCCTGCAGCTACAGCTCAGGCAGGGAGCAGGTACCCTCATTCTCATTCCATGTACAATCACACTGCTCCTCTCTACTCACCTCCCCCAGTCAGAGGTTACTTCCCTTCCCCAAGGGTAAGGCCAAGTTATCCACTTCGGCAGCAGCCCATACACCCAAGGCCTGGTGTGCAGCCTCCTTGGAAGCAGGTGCCTGCTCTTGCAGCAGCGTCAATAACAGAAGAGGCAGTTCCACAGCAACAAGCTACTGATGACCAGCAGAATGAGAAAGAGGAGCTCAGCAAACAGGCTGCGGCAAGATTTGAGATAGTCCTGAACCAGATTGACAAAGCCAAGGCTCGCGTTCGTCATGAGAAGGAGAAGCTGGAAGAGTTTCAAAAGACAATTCAGGGAACTCAATCATTTCAACAGCAGCCAAACAGCGAGGAACCAAATGCTTTGACAGACCAAGGACAAACAATGCCAGAGTATGAGGAAAAGCCTCCTGGTGATGATAATACAG GGTTCGGCTCCAGTGTGATTGCCTCCGAGGAATTGGAGGAAGGAAAACGGCAAGATTCTTTGTCAACCATGAGTAAATCAGCACAGTTGGTGTCGTCGTCGCCGCCGCAAGAGCTTCAACTTGATTACAGTGTTCACTCAGACACAAAAACAGGTGACATTGATATTACTGCGCGTGACAACTCCTCCACCACCGAACATGAAACCGAGCCCGATGCATGTGATAAGAGTGTAAATGAGTATAGAGATGGTATAGAGTCAGAAAACGCGGAGTCGGCACCCGAGAAAGAATTGTCCACTCAAGGCGGTCGCAGAGGACGGCGGTCCAAgaagcaaaatgttttatttactCCACCATCTGAGACGTGTACGCGCGCGACACGGCGATCACGGAGGTCTGAATTTTCAACCATTTGCGAGGATACAGATTCCACTGCGACAGAGGAGGAAGCTTCAACGTTTAAGGGAGGAAGGCAGAGAAGATCCCGCAAAACTAAGCCACCCAGCAGAGAGGTAGAGATGCTAGATATTAGAGACAGTTGCGGAGCCATACAAGGAGAGGTAGAAACAAGCGACGTTGACATGGCGGAGTCATCAGATGTGCTGAGTCAAAGCAGTGTTGTTCCTCGAACGGAGAGTGAATCTACGCATGAAAGCCTCAGTGAGAGTGTGGTATCTTCCTCAGAAGCTGAGGCAGCTGACACCGATGGAATTGGCGCGCAGCGAGAGAAAGCAGCACGGGGAAGGAAAAGAAAGACGGGAGCCGCAGCTATCGCGACACCTCCCGTTAGAAAGTCACAGCGACGGGCAATAGAAGAACAGTGGAGTCAAGACAAGAAGGAAAGTGAAGACGAGGATATGACCGAGGAGATGCGGGTTGTTGATGCCAATGTGGCGGTGTCAAGTCCCAGGTTAGCGAAGTCACGGAGGGCTGAAATGCAGCAGACTGAAGCCGTTGTTGATACAGAAGGACGCAGTGTTGAACGTCATCCTCAGTCAGTAGTGCCTGATGACAGCGAGGCTAATACGCGCTCCAAAACACCAACGCGAAAATCTACACCTCAGTTGCAAGAACCAGAAGCCGTCTCCGCAAGTGAAAATGCTTTAATTCAACAATCTAGCCCAACCCCAGGCTTGGAAAAAATACAAGACTACGAAGGTTTTGATGTTGAGAAAACCACCAACAATCGCCGAACCCGTAAGTCGGTGCCGAAACAGGTTACGTCATTAACCGATACAGGCTCCCAAAATCGGCGAAAACGAAATTCCACACAGTTGCCGACTCAGGAGGTCGATCTGTCAGGCAAAGAACCTCGTCAGACGAGCAATCAAATTAAAAAGAATGGAAATTCCGAGGAAGAAAGCAAAGCAACTGTTGTATTGCTTGAACAAACAGAAATGACAGATGTTTCCCTGGAACAAGAACATGACAAGGCCAGCAGTCGACGACAAAAGAAGAATCGGAAATCGTCTGCATCCAACGAAGAGTCTTCGGTTTCTCTGGAAGGGTTTGCTCTTCCCCAATCAGATGCGGCAGCTACAGAAGTGGAAGCTCAGACAAGTCGGCAAACTCGAAGTAGAAAATCCCTCGctacaaaaaatattcaaacgCCCAATTACATCTCACCGGCTTCTGGGGAGGAACTGGTACCGCAAACGCAAAATCCCCGGAAATCGCCAGCCTTGAATGAGAGCACGACAGGCGAAAATGTTGAGCTACCGGTTGCGTCCAACACCCCTGACGCAGGTGTTGCACCCCGGCGAACGCGAAGGAACAAAGTTAAGCCAGGAATGCATGACAACAGTGATTTGTCCCCCGAATTGGATAATTTGACTGACTTTGTTGAGGAAAAGGTTGCGGGGACTCCACGGGGAAAGGCCACAAAAGACAAAGCTCCTGTAACATCCCCAGAAATTGTCACTAAAAGAGTAACAAGGGCTCGTAAAACAAAGTAA
- the LOC137979074 gene encoding uro-adherence factor A-like isoform X2, with the protein MAVVEHSAYENFTSGTEVDNMDMEEKVKGAHLRGTKYTVSQDGLCPRCGNSNRLYVILDKLFPMGDMPEILHTLIAKGRAILWSSQEKEGYKDPPTFLCRGFCPPDPLGAGFNVDWNRVSLSDILESLDNPVQVTVPVSSPQGNSNQAGGQFSQDESSDNQYLVLDDFEGSEIERNTEVSITKSWPDKAEEEMEDDEQDEDEDDELDEEELIKQMLAKEQQKLSQANSDDNKDKEDDDNDDGDSDNSKLRDAFTASKDPLGFSEPSSLSSDSINLKIKTVAASTEQTPSTTSCTTAKSSKAQYPVSSTGRCPYCGSADVKYIVIVSNNTKDSELPHSLQLLLKGNHAFKMAKGQSEPPSFQCQKCQYGFNLDWSKTNLEMIFGLPSSTLQPTSTTPVSFVSTSAAYQTPFMLPAACPTYPQASVPPPGYPPPVRVPPPVPAIPYHGNLPSYPGYYGSYYPPAPFPPPVASYFPYTAPAVPPPAMPFTGLPPPGIFPPAVPPGVPPPGILPPRLPSPGIALPGLAPPGVPPPRLPPPSVPPPGYLPPAIPSVPAATAQAGSRYPHSHSMYNHTAPLYSPPPVRGYFPSPRVRPSYPLRQQPIHPRPGVQPPWKQVPALAAASITEEAVPQQQATDDQQNEKEELSKQAAARFEIVLNQIDKAKARVRHEKEKLEEFQKTIQGTQSFQQQPNSEEPNALTDQGQTMPEYEEKPPGDDNTGFGSSVIASEELEEGKRQDSLSTMSKSAQLVSSSPPQELQLDYSVHSDTKTGDIDITARDNSSTTEHETEPDACDKSVNEYRDGIESENAESAPEKELSTQGGRRGRRSKKQNVLFTPPSETCTRATRRSRRSEFSTICEDTDSTATEEEASTFKGGRQRRSRKTKPPSREVEMLDIRDSCGAIQGEVETSDVDMAESSDVLSQSSVVPRTESESTHESLSESVVSSSEAEAADTDGIGAQREKAARGRKRKTGAAAIATPPVRKSQRRAIEEQWSQDKKESEDEDMTEEMRVVDANVAVSSPRLAKSRRAEMQQTEAVVDTEGRSVERHPQSVVPDDSEANTRSKTPTRKSTPQLQEPEAVSASENALIQQSSPTPGLEKIQDYEGFDVEKTTNNRRTRKSVPKQVTSLTDTGSQNRRKRNSTQLPTQEVDLSGKEPRQTSNQIKKNGNSEEESKATVVLLEQTEMTDVSLEQEHDKASSRRQKKNRKSSASNEESSVSLEGFALPQSDAAATEVEAQTSRQTRSRKSLATKNIQTPNYISPASGEELVPQTQNPRKSPALNESTTGENVELPVASNTPDAGVAPRRTRRNKVKPGMHDNSDLSPELDNLTDFVEEKVAGTPRGKATKDKAPVTSPEIVTKRVTRARKTK; encoded by the exons ATGGCG GTTGTGGAACATTCTGCTTATGAAAACTTCACTTCAGGAACGGA AGTCGACAACATGGATATGGAGGAGAAGGTGAAAGGTGCCCATTTGCGGGGCACAAAATACACAGTATCTCAGGATGGTTTGTGTCCTCGCTGTGGAAATTCAAACAGGCTTTATGTCATCTTGGATAA ATTGTTCCCTATGGGTGACATGCCTGAAATTCTGCACACTCTCATAGCAAAGGGAAGAGCAATTCTTTGGTCAAGTCAGGAAAAGGAAGGCTATAAG GACCCACCCACCTTCCTGTGTCGTGGTTTTTGCCCTCCTGACCCTCTTGGTGCTGGGTTTAATGTAGACTGGAACAGAGTGTCTCTCAGTGATATTTTAGAATCTCTGGACAATCCAGTACAG GTAACAGTTCCTGTATCAAGCCCTCAAGGAAATAGCAATCAAG CAGGTGGACAGTTCAGCCAAGATGAATCTTCAGATAATCAATATCTTGTTTTGGATGATTTTGAAGGAAGTGAGATTGAACGAAATACTGAAGTATCAATAACGAAAA GTTGGCCAGACAAAGCAGAGGAAGAAATGGAGGATGATGAGCAGGATGAGGATGAGGATGATGAACTTGATGAAGAAGAACTCATCAAACAAATGCTGGCCAAAGAGCAACAAAAACTTTCTCAGGCCAACAGTGATGataacaaagacaaagaagatgatgataatgatgatggtgaCAGTGATAACAGCAAACTCCGAGATGCTTTTACAGCTTCAAAAGACCCGCTTGGTTTTTCAGAACCGAGTTCTTTATCCAGTGATTCAATCAACTTGAAAATTAAAACTGTAGCAGCATCAACAGAGCAGACACCATCCACCACTTCATGTACCACGGCTAAATCATCTAAGGCACAATATCCTGTTTCTTCAACTGGTCGCTGCCCATATTGTGGCTCAGCTGATGTCAAATATATTGTCATAGTGTCAAATAACACAAAGGACTCAGAGCTACCACACAGTCTACAGCTTCTTCTTAAGGGGAATCATGCTTTTAAAATGGCCAAAG GTCAAAGTGAGCCACCCTCATTTCAGTGTCAAAAATGTCAGTATGGCTTCAACCTGGACTGGTCAAAAACAAATCTTGAAATGATATTTGGACTTCCCTCTTCGACTTTGCAACCAACATCAACTACACCTGTCTCGTTTGTGTCAACATCAGCAGCTTACCAGACACCATTCATGCTGCCTGCTGCTTGCCCAACCTATCCCCAAGCAAGTGTACCGCCACCAGGGTACCCGCCTCCTGTTAGGGTACCCCCGCCAGTGCCTGCTATACCTTACCATGG aaatctgCCATCATATCCAGGATACTATGGGTCTTATTATCCACCAGCTCCCTTCCCCCCACCAGTTGCCTCATATTTTCCATACACAGCACCTGCTGTACCACCCCCTGCAATGCCTTTCACAGGATTGCCACCCCCAGGAATATTTCCTCCGGCTGTACCCCCTGGGGTGCCACCACCTGGTATTCTGCCTCCTAGGTTACCATCCCCTGGCATTGCATTGCCTGGATTAGCACCCCCTGGGGTGCCACCACCAAGGCTACCACCTCCTAGTGTGCCTCCCCCAGGTTATCTACCTCCAGCCATTCCTTCTGTTCCTGCAGCTACAGCTCAGGCAGGGAGCAGGTACCCTCATTCTCATTCCATGTACAATCACACTGCTCCTCTCTACTCACCTCCCCCAGTCAGAGGTTACTTCCCTTCCCCAAGGGTAAGGCCAAGTTATCCACTTCGGCAGCAGCCCATACACCCAAGGCCTGGTGTGCAGCCTCCTTGGAAGCAGGTGCCTGCTCTTGCAGCAGCGTCAATAACAGAAGAGGCAGTTCCACAGCAACAAGCTACTGATGACCAGCAGAATGAGAAAGAGGAGCTCAGCAAACAGGCTGCGGCAAGATTTGAGATAGTCCTGAACCAGATTGACAAAGCCAAGGCTCGCGTTCGTCATGAGAAGGAGAAGCTGGAAGAGTTTCAAAAGACAATTCAGGGAACTCAATCATTTCAACAGCAGCCAAACAGCGAGGAACCAAATGCTTTGACAGACCAAGGACAAACAATGCCAGAGTATGAGGAAAAGCCTCCTGGTGATGATAATACAG GGTTCGGCTCCAGTGTGATTGCCTCCGAGGAATTGGAGGAAGGAAAACGGCAAGATTCTTTGTCAACCATGAGTAAATCAGCACAGTTGGTGTCGTCGTCGCCGCCGCAAGAGCTTCAACTTGATTACAGTGTTCACTCAGACACAAAAACAGGTGACATTGATATTACTGCGCGTGACAACTCCTCCACCACCGAACATGAAACCGAGCCCGATGCATGTGATAAGAGTGTAAATGAGTATAGAGATGGTATAGAGTCAGAAAACGCGGAGTCGGCACCCGAGAAAGAATTGTCCACTCAAGGCGGTCGCAGAGGACGGCGGTCCAAgaagcaaaatgttttatttactCCACCATCTGAGACGTGTACGCGCGCGACACGGCGATCACGGAGGTCTGAATTTTCAACCATTTGCGAGGATACAGATTCCACTGCGACAGAGGAGGAAGCTTCAACGTTTAAGGGAGGAAGGCAGAGAAGATCCCGCAAAACTAAGCCACCCAGCAGAGAGGTAGAGATGCTAGATATTAGAGACAGTTGCGGAGCCATACAAGGAGAGGTAGAAACAAGCGACGTTGACATGGCGGAGTCATCAGATGTGCTGAGTCAAAGCAGTGTTGTTCCTCGAACGGAGAGTGAATCTACGCATGAAAGCCTCAGTGAGAGTGTGGTATCTTCCTCAGAAGCTGAGGCAGCTGACACCGATGGAATTGGCGCGCAGCGAGAGAAAGCAGCACGGGGAAGGAAAAGAAAGACGGGAGCCGCAGCTATCGCGACACCTCCCGTTAGAAAGTCACAGCGACGGGCAATAGAAGAACAGTGGAGTCAAGACAAGAAGGAAAGTGAAGACGAGGATATGACCGAGGAGATGCGGGTTGTTGATGCCAATGTGGCGGTGTCAAGTCCCAGGTTAGCGAAGTCACGGAGGGCTGAAATGCAGCAGACTGAAGCCGTTGTTGATACAGAAGGACGCAGTGTTGAACGTCATCCTCAGTCAGTAGTGCCTGATGACAGCGAGGCTAATACGCGCTCCAAAACACCAACGCGAAAATCTACACCTCAGTTGCAAGAACCAGAAGCCGTCTCCGCAAGTGAAAATGCTTTAATTCAACAATCTAGCCCAACCCCAGGCTTGGAAAAAATACAAGACTACGAAGGTTTTGATGTTGAGAAAACCACCAACAATCGCCGAACCCGTAAGTCGGTGCCGAAACAGGTTACGTCATTAACCGATACAGGCTCCCAAAATCGGCGAAAACGAAATTCCACACAGTTGCCGACTCAGGAGGTCGATCTGTCAGGCAAAGAACCTCGTCAGACGAGCAATCAAATTAAAAAGAATGGAAATTCCGAGGAAGAAAGCAAAGCAACTGTTGTATTGCTTGAACAAACAGAAATGACAGATGTTTCCCTGGAACAAGAACATGACAAGGCCAGCAGTCGACGACAAAAGAAGAATCGGAAATCGTCTGCATCCAACGAAGAGTCTTCGGTTTCTCTGGAAGGGTTTGCTCTTCCCCAATCAGATGCGGCAGCTACAGAAGTGGAAGCTCAGACAAGTCGGCAAACTCGAAGTAGAAAATCCCTCGctacaaaaaatattcaaacgCCCAATTACATCTCACCGGCTTCTGGGGAGGAACTGGTACCGCAAACGCAAAATCCCCGGAAATCGCCAGCCTTGAATGAGAGCACGACAGGCGAAAATGTTGAGCTACCGGTTGCGTCCAACACCCCTGACGCAGGTGTTGCACCCCGGCGAACGCGAAGGAACAAAGTTAAGCCAGGAATGCATGACAACAGTGATTTGTCCCCCGAATTGGATAATTTGACTGACTTTGTTGAGGAAAAGGTTGCGGGGACTCCACGGGGAAAGGCCACAAAAGACAAAGCTCCTGTAACATCCCCAGAAATTGTCACTAAAAGAGTAACAAGGGCTCGTAAAACAAAGTAA
- the LOC137979066 gene encoding kinetochore-associated protein NSL1 homolog gives MADDRRVSVENKNIVHSVHEKLRKEIHEIAERKSWSAKQKEEFEKKLCELYQHSVEDTIKANITIGGQEWNDAIPEVSSNSVIREEMEPINKDRVAQVFAICSEFEDLLKETTCKRKKYPQQITERMRIILASRKEMLENYQSLLKNDSSLSSSHALTSASEFEEYIQRFETACQEIPQLSKSFQDLQEKAFRLQQAVSCHSAVCKSETDAILFGRDNNNVSSPQKIDSQSNNENVAWWEGLKQKSQPAQRQIAAQNA, from the exons atggcggacgatAGAAGAGTTTCtgtggaaaacaaaaacatagtCCATAGTGTTCATGAAAAACTCAGGAAGGAAATACATGAAATAGCTGAGAGGAAATCTTGGAGCGCGAAACAGAAAGAAGAATTCGAGAAAAAGCTTTGTGAG CTTTATCAACACTCGGTAGAGGATACGATCAAAGCAAACATCACCATTGGAGGGCAAGAATGGAACGACGCAATTCCTGAAGTTTCAAGCAACTCTGTTATTCGGGAAG aaatggAACCCATCAACAAGGATAGGGTTGCTCAAGTATTTGCAATATGTTCAGAATTTGAAGATTTACTAAAAGAAACTACGTGCAAACGGAAAAAGTATCCGCAACAAATCACTGAGAGAATGAGGATTATTCTTGCGAGTCGAAAAGAGATGCTG GAAAACTACCAGTCATTGCTAAAGAATGATTCATCGTTGAGCAGTTCACATGCTTTAACATCAG CTTCAGAATTTGAGGAATATATTCAAAGATTTGAAACAGCATGTCAAGAGATTCCTCAGCTATCCAAG TCCTTTCAAGATCTTCAGGAAAAGGCTTTTCGCCTACAGCAGGCTGTTTCGTGTCACAGTGCTGTATGTAAGAGTGAAACTGATGCCATCCTTTTTGGAAGAGACAATAATAATGTCAGTTCTCCGCAAAAGATCGATTCACAgtcaaacaatgaaaatgttgcaTGGTGGGAAGGTTTGAAGCAGAAGAGTCAACCTGCCCAGAGACAAATTGCTGCTCAAAATGCTTAA